In Streptomyces sp. NBC_01439, the following are encoded in one genomic region:
- a CDS encoding sugar ABC transporter permease, protein MSADGTWPGPALEAVMARVAVTAEAVGPRFPLYAEPADGRWTTTGRGSWTGGFWAGLLWLRARYTGDAADRRAAAACTARLEPWVGADTATRGLILWYGTAPAGDDAGAAELRDRGARAVLSAYDRELGLVPWGDALGGPRMLARVDGVPGTVPLLAGAGPQGAAAAAAHLHRHLDLCLGAGRGGDPSLRPALRFDADAGWQPCTDPPPGWSRGRAWLLLAVADALLRPDPTVPGPAARLAEAAELLAADGGSPAGGLVPAADAARPDGPLDTSAAAITAVALLKLARVPGPRAAAYAHRAEAILHHLAEHHLTGPDSGRPPGMLLDGCYDAGKELAVRHELIWGDFFLALGLAALYGLVDITRI, encoded by the coding sequence ATGAGCGCGGACGGCACCTGGCCGGGCCCGGCCCTCGAGGCCGTCATGGCACGGGTTGCGGTGACCGCCGAGGCGGTGGGCCCCCGCTTCCCGCTGTACGCCGAGCCGGCCGACGGGCGGTGGACGACCACCGGTCGCGGCTCGTGGACCGGAGGGTTCTGGGCCGGGCTGCTCTGGCTGCGGGCACGGTACACCGGGGACGCGGCCGACCGGCGCGCCGCCGCCGCGTGCACGGCCCGGCTCGAACCGTGGGTCGGGGCCGACACCGCCACCCGCGGCCTGATCCTCTGGTACGGGACCGCTCCGGCCGGCGACGACGCCGGGGCCGCCGAGCTGCGCGACCGCGGCGCCCGGGCGGTGCTGTCGGCATACGACCGCGAACTCGGGCTCGTGCCCTGGGGGGACGCGCTCGGCGGACCCCGCATGCTCGCGCGCGTGGACGGGGTGCCGGGGACCGTACCCCTGCTGGCCGGCGCCGGACCGCAGGGCGCCGCCGCGGCGGCGGCCCACCTCCACCGCCACCTCGACCTCTGCCTCGGCGCGGGCCGGGGCGGGGACCCCTCACTACGTCCCGCCCTGCGCTTCGACGCCGACGCGGGCTGGCAGCCCTGCACGGACCCGCCGCCGGGCTGGAGCCGGGGTCGGGCCTGGCTGCTCCTGGCCGTCGCCGACGCCCTGCTCCGCCCGGACCCGACGGTGCCCGGCCCGGCGGCCCGGCTCGCCGAAGCGGCCGAACTCCTGGCGGCGGACGGCGGATCCCCGGCCGGAGGGCTGGTCCCGGCGGCCGACGCCGCCCGGCCGGACGGGCCGCTCGACACCTCGGCCGCCGCGATCACCGCGGTCGCCCTGCTGAAGCTCGCCCGGGTGCCCGGCCCCCGCGCGGCCGCGTACGCGCACCGGGCCGAGGCGATCCTCCACCACCTCGCGGAGCACCACCTCACCGGCCCGGACTCCGGGCGCCCGCCCGGGATGCTGCTCGACGGCTGCTACGACGCCGGGAAGGAGCTGGCCGTCCGACACGAGCTGATCTGGGGCGACTTCTTCCTGGCGCTCGGCCTCGCAGCCCTGTACGGGCTCGTCGACATCACCCGCATCTAG